A window of Gambusia affinis linkage group LG03, SWU_Gaff_1.0, whole genome shotgun sequence genomic DNA:
CTGTGAACCACACCAGAAGACATTCATTCATGCACAAATTATAGAGATTTGAGTGTGCGCTCAGACTGTGGAGCATACCTGGTTTTTAAAGCCTTTATCTACACCAAGAGTCTGCGTGCAAAAGCAGTGTTTGACCCCTAGATGACACATGAGGTAGGCCAGGTCAATGGTCCACACGCTCTCCGTCAGCTGCAGCTCCCAGCATGCTCTCTGGAACTCCTCATCACTCACCGGGTGCAGGTACCTGTCAGACAACACCCCGGGTTTCACCAAAAAATGGCGGACTTTGTTAGTACTGGCAACCCTGAGGcggtttcagttttaaattaaacattttttccagtaGGACAGCTCCGTTAGGTCTCAGATGTGTTCAGTGACCGGCTTCAAAgaattaataacaaaacaaaacaacttacTTCAGAACCATCCTGGAGCAGGCTAAGCCACAGTCCCAGTGGTACAGCTGCCGAATGACGGGTACATTCAGCAGGATGGCATCCTCTGAGAAAACCAGCCGTGTTAGTTTCCCTTAAAAAAAGGCTCcagaaaactagaaaaactGAAGAGCCCATTAAAGAACTAAAACTTGGTTCATATAAAAGAGTGTTGCTATCAGGTGTGTTTGTCTCACCTGTCATTCTGCTGGCTTCTGTCGTTGTTAGGAGGCCAGCTAAGTCAGGACGAGGTGGGGAGCCTTGTTTACCAATCTGAAGGCGGGGTTAGCTTCCCTCATCGATGCTAACAAACTGAGCTGCCCAGCTGTTAGCTTAACTCCCACTGTAACACCGCTGACATGCTAGCTGTTTACAAATTGAAAACAGCTACTAGACGAACTTCCGAAAAAAACACTCAATTATCaaccacagaaacaaaacaacgaGAGGGAAGGACGTtccttctccctcttcctcctgcctCCCTTCCCAGCTGTTTGCTAGCTTACTGTGATGCCTCTTGTGTTGTCCGGTAGTATTATACCGCCCCCGTGCGGTGCGGCGGAGTCTCCCCAAAAGGCAcgtaaacaataataaacatttaatttttggattttatggaAAGAACGCGAACGCTGACAGAAAATAGACAATTAATCTTATTACTACATTTGGCAACTTTTATACTCACAAATTTAAGTTTTCATCATCTTcaatattctttttatttttacagttttgattaAGAAAATGGAACTATTTATCCACTATCTCAAAGAGTACAAACACAAAAGCTGTAAACACATATAGATTTTGTAGGTCACTGACTATTTTTAATTGATCATAATTTCTGTAATGtctgctttctgtttatttactttattttgtttttgtaccatTGTGTTTACTGTAGAATCCCGGAAAGTTTGCCCTCTTGTCAGTCACGCTGCTTTAGAAGTGATGAAGATAGATTGAAGTCAAATGTTTGAcctttttagtattattttaattaataaagaaCTCTTGATCCTGACCAGGAGAGgcattaaaattttaacaactACATATGACAGGAGGAATTACATCAGAACAATGTTACTGATTAATAAAGGGCTCTGCAGACTGTAAAATCCtcatcttaatttaaaaaaagaaaggaaaagaaaactttgactGAAAAGTAAAATTGAATCATATTATAAAACCTTTCTGTGTGCcctgttcaaacacacaaaggtgaaaatacatcagaataaaaaaataaatgaacatgtATGCACTGCTGAATCTTCTTTACAGAGAAAATTTGTTTAAGTTCTGTTTATTAAAACCTGCATGTGAAATATATTTGGAGTATTCTACAGCCTGATTTGAAATTTGAATgcaacacaattttaaaaaatgtaaaagattttaaagaatattttgaaaacaatattttatcatttatttatacttGCTTTACTTTACTGTCACAGAGTCAAGAGGAAGatggaacaagaaaaaaaaaaatcaccagccTTCCCTTTAcactagggtgaccaaacgtccgtatttcccgggacatgtccgtatttcacgtactgtcccgggcgtcccgggatattattattttttgtcctgttttttgcaggacccctccccccccccagGTCCAACGTGTCGTGGAAACggtcccccccccccaccccccgttGAAAGGTGTCCCGGTTTTCCCAAATGATCACCCTACTTTACACACgtgaacagttttatttaaggcATCTAACAGACTATCTGTGACAGTTTTAGAGCAAGAATGAATTTATATGAAGAAAATGAATTCTCATGGTGACTCCAGGCTGCTACTGGGTTCCATATGTTGTGCTCATCGATGCCTGGatccagaaaaagaaagaaagaaaataaatcagatgttAAAAGTGATTCATACTTTAAGTATCGacacttatttatttagtggTTGGAGAACATTACATAGCTCctccatgtttaattttaaacatggaGGAGCTTAAAATTATTATCATgtgtaataattattattatgtgtgttttttatgtgtatgtATGTTTACACTTCTAACAGTATGAACAAAAGCAAGAGGAACATGCAGAAGCTGAAGCTGGTTCTGTACCAGCCAttgtaggaagaaaaaaaagagaaaaaatttacACTGAAAAACTGGAATTTAGAAATTAATCTTGGAACTTTAGTAGAAAAACTGTGGAAATTTctatttcaaaagtaaaaaattttgacttttgaaactcagaagtttccatattttttgttctaaaagGCAGCACTCAGTTACACTACTCATTTtcttgatgaggaaataacattataacatgatgtaaagctcaaaaaagttgattttacttGATACTGCCGCTTCAAGATGTTCCAAAGATTTTTCAGTATGTGTACATGTCCTGATTAAACCATTTTAAGAGCAATATATTAAATACTGCAGCTAACCGAAACAGTCACATGTTTCTGTCACTGCTTTTTTCATGATTAGAGGCTGAAAAGTTTTAGGAAGCACACGCTAAAGTGCAAAGTATGAGAGGATGCCTCTCACCGATTCGGCCTCAGATTCCTCAACCAGATATGTTGATTTCTGTCTGCTGTAAAGATCTCTCCTCTTCATGCAGGTCAACATGAACCAGTCTGCAACCAAGGGAACCTAATGGGGACATACAAAGATCCTCACATCCTGGTTGTCGTCTATTTCTGGGAGCAGCAACACACATCTTCACTCACCAAACTCAGAAAGGACAAAGCTGCACCCAGGTTCACTATGGTTGGTACAATTCCAAATTTCCCTGCCTGCAGCAACACAAATTCATCCAAATCAGTGGAAAGTGAACAGAAGCAAAGTTACTCAAGAGTCCTTCTAATTTCATAATCTGCTGAGCCTCACAGTTCCAAACACGATGACGTCAAAACGGATCCCGTACGCTTTGATCAACGTTCTCACTTCCTCTCCCTCTGCCGTCCTGTAGTACTTTGCAAAcctaaacaaatgggttttattagtttgtttccCCAACGTTTGTTCCtttcaggaaaaaagaaaaggcgtcTTTGGAAAACAGATTCACCTGAAGTTGTACCCCGGGGCCACATTGTTGACTGGATGTTTGTTGTCCAGCCTGCGGAAGGTGTACTTGGGATAACACTTCCTGGCCCACCAGTCCAGGTCGCAGCTCCAGTCAATAAGAATACCCAGGACACCGCCCTTTAAAACATGCAATGCTGCACATGTTGCACATAATTCCAAAGGGAAAGGAAAATGATGgtctttactttgttttaagaACTAATAAATCCCCTCTCCCTTCAAAAAACATCATGTGCGTCTGTATTCTGCCCTGAGTCAATATTGTTAAAGGATCAATATCAAGTAAACCATATCTTTGAGATGGAAGGAAAGCAAcatgagtttcaaaagttgttCACTTTGTGATGTTGTGTTATGTTTAGTCCTTCCAAAGTAACTCAGTTTAGTCTTTTGCTGCAGtgacagcagcagagttttAGCAGATGCATTTACCAGCACAGCACATCTGAAGGCCGACactggatggagagcatcagtcaacaagtctgtttttttttctttgtgttgccaCATGTCATGAAATGTACTAATGcacagactttgactgggacattctaatacaaagtttgatttaaataactgcAAAAGTGATAAAGTCAGAGGGAATGGATACTTTTGAATCCACCGTCAGTGGTAATTATTCTTAGTACCTTCACAGCCATGTCCTGGAAGTCCTCTCCGGCCTCAGAGACAATGTGCTTCAGGCGGAAGATGGGACAGTCGGGGTGTGTTTTGCGGTTGAACTCGCACGTCTTCAGATACGTGGAGTTAATGTGAGACAGTATGTTTCTTCTGGAGGAGGGAAGACaagcatttttgctaaaatcGCACTCAATAAAACCGCTTCCTGCaggagttgttttctttctccattcAGATGCAGTATGCTCACTTGTGAAGGTTGAACTTTGGGTAGGTGATGCTGTTTTTGATCAGCACAGTGAAGTTTTCAGCCTCGGCCAGAAGTGCTCGCCTGTCAGGCAGGGAAACGGCACAATTAGCCTCGCCTTAAAAACCATAAACCATCCGATAAATCCTGCAGCATTACGTCGGCTCTCACTTGGGTAGGTTGGTGTCGATTTCCAGGGGACACCAGGAGAGAACCTCACAGGTCTTGACAGTGGAGGAATAGTTTTCACACAGTCCTGTCCGTATACCTGAGGGAGGAGGATCGTCATGGTGCATGATGTGATGCTTTGTAAAGCTGGTGTATGAAGGTGTATTTGGGACTGAGGCGTACCATTCCCTCGAGGATCATTATAACCCTCCACACAGTCACAGTCGTCCACACAGGTAGTGGAAGGGCTTGGAAGCTGAAAAGGAAATTTGCAGGGACAATGCTaaagttttttactttattagaGCTCATTTATAGTTTCCCATAAATGAACTCTAATATAGGTAGAAACAGACCTATAGGTCTTTAAAGGCTGACGCTGATTCAACAACCGGAGTTAGTTTTGCACtgcaacaaaacataacataacctttacagttttctcaaattatttttaaattttctcgAGATAAGGAGTTCATTTTCCAATggttttctcaaaataatgagttaattttctgttttcctaaGATGGCAAGTTCATTTTCTGATGGTTTTCGCCAGATAGCAAGttaatttccagttttcttgagatgatgagagaaaacattttctagaaaacgtTATCTAGTTAAGTTAATCTTCAGTTTTCAGTTAACTTAATTTTCCAATGGTTTTATTGAGATACGGAGttaatctaaaaagaaaaaggaaaatatagtCGTTACCTCAAGAAACGCTTAGAGAAAGAGTATACATGCGAGTACGATCGCTCTCGCCTTAAGTATCTGTAAACTCGTACATGTGCTGAAAGCAGTTTTCAACAGGACTAACGCCAAACGCCAGATTGTTGAGATGGTGGGAAAATTTGTAAGGGTATCACAGATCGGCAGAACATTACTACTTGGTACTTCCATGATCTGATATACTGAGCCCTGATGACCAAAAAAGGCCATCAAATTCAAATAGAAATGAATTACATGGAAATCATGCAAAAGATCATGCACAATTACGACACACTCTGCCACAATAattgacaatatttttactaatattACGGACGGAGAGGTGCTGAGTGGACTCTTCAAAATCGATATAAGTGATCATTTACCAGTTTTTGCTATTTACAAAAATCACCAGAAAATTATTACTGTACCTGCGCTAACGAAAAAAGTGTtcaatatgtcaaaaaaaaatttggataaattgaaaaatgatttgTGTCAACAAAATTGGACTAATGTATATGTGGATGATGTACACAGAGCATATGATGagtttatgaatattttggGAGTTCTGTATAAAAGACATTGTATGACAACTAAATTTGTTAAGAAAGATGCTGTTGACAAGCCATGGATGACAAAAGGGTTGAGaaatgcttgtaaaaaaaagaataatttgtaTTCATCCTTTTTGATGTTAAAAACGAAAGAAGCAGAGGATAgatataagaaatataaaaataaattgacatggattataagaaaacataaaaaagaatattataCCGACCTATTAACAAAAAGTAACGGTGACACAAAAGCAATATGGACAGTTATACATAGTGTTTCTACAAAGCATACAATAAAATCTGGTATTGcaacacacttt
This region includes:
- the p2rx4b gene encoding P2X purinoceptor 4b — translated: MSKSTGCCQGFLHYVFDYETPKTLIIPSIRVGFVFRFTQFLVLLYVVGYVCVVQKAYQERDSVISTVTTKVKGFAFTNISDMQPRFWDVVDYNIPPQGEDSFFVLTNMVMTPGQTQSRCAELPSPSTTCVDDCDCVEGYNDPRGNGIRTGLCENYSSTVKTCEVLSWCPLEIDTNLPKRALLAEAENFTVLIKNSITYPKFNLHKRNILSHINSTYLKTCEFNRKTHPDCPIFRLKHIVSEAGEDFQDMAVKGGVLGILIDWSCDLDWWARKCYPKYTFRRLDNKHPVNNVAPGYNFRFAKYYRTAEGEEVRTLIKAYGIRFDVIVFGTAGKFGIVPTIVNLGAALSFLSLVPLVADWFMLTCMKRRDLYSRQKSTYLVEESEAESASMSTTYGTQ